A DNA window from uncultured Methanoregula sp. contains the following coding sequences:
- a CDS encoding lactate dehydrogenase: MARLAVVGVGRIGGEVAYLAASLGIADELVLYDSARDLLRAQVLDIEHTGLDMSISTDKNDIRDADVCVFSAGLPRNPSVRTRADLLETNLPALREYTGLLAGFGGILVTVTNPMDINNFYLCKQTGLARERCIGFGGQLDSARFGIALRNRSIKGFPFVLGEHGEHQVPVFSRLDDPVGEAQREEILAELRGASMEVIKGKGGTVFGPALHLAHLVRMILSDKRELTICSSVLEGEYGLSGCSLGVPARIGRRGICAIEEWPLDSWEQKKMDEAGSFACKLSRHAVS, translated from the coding sequence ATGGCGCGCCTGGCAGTTGTCGGAGTCGGAAGGATCGGGGGCGAGGTCGCATACCTTGCAGCATCGCTGGGGATTGCCGACGAACTGGTCCTGTACGACAGCGCCCGGGATCTCCTCAGGGCCCAGGTGCTCGATATCGAGCACACCGGCCTTGACATGAGCATCAGCACGGACAAGAACGATATCAGGGACGCGGATGTCTGCGTCTTCTCGGCAGGACTCCCCCGCAACCCGTCGGTCAGGACGCGGGCAGATCTTCTTGAGACCAATCTTCCGGCGCTCAGAGAATACACCGGACTCCTTGCCGGGTTTGGCGGGATCTTAGTCACCGTCACCAACCCCATGGATATCAATAATTTTTATCTCTGCAAACAGACGGGCCTTGCACGGGAGCGCTGTATCGGGTTCGGCGGCCAGCTGGACAGCGCACGGTTCGGCATTGCGCTCCGCAACCGCTCCATCAAGGGGTTCCCGTTCGTTCTCGGGGAGCACGGGGAGCATCAGGTGCCGGTCTTCTCCCGGCTCGATGACCCGGTCGGTGAGGCGCAGCGGGAAGAGATTCTCGCGGAACTCCGGGGGGCGAGCATGGAAGTCATCAAAGGCAAGGGAGGTACGGTATTCGGTCCTGCCCTTCACCTCGCCCACCTGGTGCGGATGATCCTATCCGACAAGCGGGAGCTTACGATCTGTTCCTCCGTGCTGGAAGGTGAATACGGCCTTTCCGGTTGCTCGCTTGGCGTACCGGCGCGGATCGGGCGGAGGGGCATTTGTGCAATCGAAGAGTGGCCGCTCGATTCCTGGGAGCAGAAGAAGATGGACGAGGCGGGATCCTTTGCCTGCAAACTTTCCCGGCACGCGGTGTCCTGA
- a CDS encoding DNA-directed DNA polymerase, producing the protein MAPGTECANTALDSTRTLDSFCGLRIAINQVEYSNSPDGPVIHIFGRDTSGKARRLDITGFRPYFYVAAEQAETLPLPPQADLETGTSYRSIRNEPLRRIYTQRPGDVRDVRERYRHFEADIPFATRFMIDSGLTGGVTVPQETADFHEISPADVDAPARNCIIDIECEDERGFPDSQRDKITCITCFDSFDEDYTTFLLADGMPGDLTGRLGGDGLENGCFRKGTHTICPYADETEMLRAFSAYIIARDPDVLSGWNFVDFDMPYITGRMERLGLRPDSLARIPGQTERNALRGRALFDLLTAYKKMHSSLKESYRLDAIAMEELGEQKVRYTGTVSDLWKKNPALFVEYNFKDVELCVKINKKDNIIGFYREIARYVGCPLDRTLNSSNVIDIYVLKKAFGKYVLPSKGFANAEEFEGATVFEPSRGVRENVVVLDLKSLYPMAMMTINASMETKDPNGELHAPNGIRFRKEPDGLTRSIIADLLKERDEKKRLRNTFAFGSPEYLMYDMQQNVLKVIMNTYYGVSGYVRFRLFDREIGSAVTSVGRAIIEHTRRTIEAQGYKVIYGDTDSCMIQLPPVDREKTIELARSIEKTLNASYSEFAKAELNADVHFFSIKFEKIYARFFQAGKKKRYAGSLVWKEGKEVSETDIVGFEIKRSDTPQITKIVQMRVMEMILAGEEYSVIKTLLSDVIKKYRAGKYTLDEIGIPGGIGKALDDYESDDAQVRGAKYANEYLHTEFGKGSKPKRIYIKTVTAKYPKTDVLCFEYADQVPKEFVVDWELMLEKTIKQPISRIIESLGWNWDDLDPTRTTLAQWGLG; encoded by the coding sequence ATGGCGCCGGGAACAGAATGTGCGAACACAGCGCTCGACAGCACCCGCACGCTCGACTCGTTCTGCGGTCTCCGGATTGCAATCAACCAGGTGGAGTACAGCAATTCGCCGGATGGCCCGGTCATCCACATATTCGGGAGGGATACATCGGGAAAGGCCAGGCGGCTGGACATCACGGGTTTTCGTCCGTACTTTTATGTTGCGGCCGAGCAGGCTGAGACACTCCCCCTTCCCCCGCAGGCGGATCTTGAGACGGGGACCAGTTACCGCTCGATCCGGAACGAACCGCTCCGCCGGATCTACACCCAGCGGCCGGGCGATGTCCGGGACGTGCGGGAGCGCTACCGGCATTTCGAGGCCGATATCCCGTTTGCCACCCGGTTCATGATCGACTCCGGGCTCACCGGGGGCGTGACCGTCCCGCAGGAGACCGCGGACTTCCATGAGATATCCCCGGCCGATGTCGATGCCCCGGCCCGGAACTGCATCATCGATATCGAGTGCGAGGACGAGCGGGGCTTTCCCGATTCCCAGCGCGACAAGATCACCTGCATCACCTGTTTCGATTCCTTTGACGAAGACTACACAACATTCCTGCTGGCAGACGGAATGCCGGGCGATCTCACCGGCAGGCTGGGCGGGGATGGCCTGGAGAACGGATGCTTCCGGAAAGGAACCCACACGATCTGCCCGTACGCGGACGAGACCGAGATGCTCCGGGCGTTCTCGGCCTACATCATTGCCCGCGACCCGGATGTTCTCTCGGGCTGGAACTTCGTGGACTTCGATATGCCCTACATCACCGGCCGGATGGAGCGGCTCGGACTCCGGCCGGACTCGCTGGCCCGGATCCCGGGGCAGACCGAGAGAAACGCCCTGCGTGGCCGGGCGCTCTTCGATCTCCTGACCGCATACAAGAAGATGCATTCCTCGCTCAAGGAATCGTACCGTCTCGATGCGATCGCCATGGAGGAGCTGGGCGAGCAGAAAGTCCGCTACACCGGCACCGTCTCCGATCTCTGGAAGAAGAATCCGGCGCTCTTTGTCGAGTACAATTTCAAGGACGTGGAGCTCTGCGTCAAGATCAACAAGAAAGACAACATCATCGGGTTCTACCGCGAGATCGCCCGGTACGTGGGCTGCCCGCTCGACCGGACCCTGAACTCCTCGAACGTGATCGATATCTATGTCCTGAAAAAGGCGTTCGGCAAGTACGTGCTGCCCTCCAAGGGTTTTGCCAATGCCGAGGAGTTCGAAGGCGCAACCGTCTTCGAGCCGAGCAGGGGTGTCCGCGAGAACGTGGTAGTGCTCGATCTGAAATCCCTCTACCCGATGGCGATGATGACAATCAATGCCTCGATGGAGACCAAAGATCCAAATGGCGAGCTCCATGCCCCGAACGGGATCCGGTTCCGGAAAGAGCCGGACGGTTTGACAAGGAGCATCATCGCCGATCTCCTCAAGGAGCGGGACGAGAAGAAGCGCCTGCGCAACACGTTTGCCTTCGGTTCGCCCGAGTACCTGATGTACGACATGCAGCAGAACGTGCTGAAAGTGATCATGAACACGTATTACGGGGTTTCGGGATACGTGCGGTTCCGTCTCTTCGACCGGGAGATCGGATCGGCCGTGACCTCGGTGGGCCGGGCGATCATCGAGCACACAAGGCGCACGATCGAGGCGCAGGGCTACAAGGTAATTTACGGCGACACGGACTCCTGCATGATCCAGCTCCCACCGGTCGACCGGGAGAAGACGATCGAGCTGGCCCGCTCCATCGAGAAGACGCTCAACGCAAGTTACTCGGAGTTTGCAAAAGCCGAGCTGAACGCAGATGTGCACTTCTTCTCCATCAAGTTCGAGAAGATCTATGCCCGGTTCTTCCAGGCCGGAAAAAAGAAGCGCTATGCTGGATCGCTCGTCTGGAAAGAAGGAAAAGAAGTCAGCGAGACCGATATCGTCGGGTTCGAGATAAAACGGAGCGACACGCCCCAGATCACAAAAATTGTCCAGATGCGGGTGATGGAGATGATCCTGGCCGGGGAAGAGTATTCCGTGATCAAGACGCTCCTGTCGGATGTGATCAAAAAATACCGGGCCGGCAAGTACACGCTTGACGAGATCGGTATCCCCGGCGGCATCGGGAAAGCGCTTGACGATTACGAGTCCGACGATGCCCAGGTCCGGGGTGCAAAATATGCCAACGAATATCTCCACACGGAGTTTGGCAAAGGCAGCAAACCGAAGCGGATCTACATCAAGACCGTGACTGCGAAATATCCCAAGACCGATGTCCTCTGCTTCGAATATGCCGACCAGGTACCAAAAGAGTTTGTCGTGGACTGGGAGCTGATGCTCGAGAAGACCATCAAGCAGCCCATCTCCCGGATCATCGAGTCGCTGGGATGGAACTGGGACGATCTCGATCCCACAAGGACAACGTTAGCTCAGTGGGGACTGGGGTAA